The Pseudomonas saponiphila DNA window TCTGTTTTTCAGCATCCTCCCTGTCCGGTTTTAAACCTTTTGGCTTTTCTGTGTTCTAGTTATCACTCGGGCATTTGCTAAGTCGCAGCAGTGCCGCTAAATTGCCATCATTGACCCCGGGCTTTTCAGTATGCGCATAGACGGCATCTCCTCGCAGTCCTACCCCATCAAGCGCAAGCCTCGCAAAGGCCCGGTGCTGGTAGACGAGTCCCTGGATGATGCCGATGCGATCGAAGTCCAGTCCGAACCCCAAAGCCGTTCCCAGGCTTCTGCCTCCCGCCCCGGCAATCTCCCTGCCCGTCCACAGGACATGATCTTCCAGCGCGCGATGAAAAAGAGCGTGGCCAATGCTCTGGCCAGCTACTTGACCACCGCCGGCTTTGTCGATTGGGATCTGGAAGTGGTGGGGCTCGACCTGCACATCTGATGCTGCCTTATTTTCTCGGTTGTCCTTCCTGGAGCGAAAACGCCTGGCGTGAGTACCTGTATCCGCAAGATGCCCGAGCGAACGATTTCCTCGGCCTGTATTCCCAGGTCTTCAACGCCGTCGAAGGCAACACCACCTTCTATGCCCGGCCCGCACCAGCGACGGTGCAGCGCTGGGCCGAGATCATGCCCGAGCACTTTCGCTTCACCGCCAAGTTTCCCGGCGACATCAGTCACGGCGGTGACCTGCGCCAGCAGTTGAGCGCTGCCGAGACTTTTGTTCAGTTGCTCAGCCCGTTGGGTGAACGGGTATCGCCCCTGTGGTTGCAACTGCCAGCCAGCTTCGCGCCCCAGCGACTGGCGGAGTTGGCGGGTTTTATCGATGGCCTGGAGCGGCCGCTGGCGGTGGAGGTCCGGCACCCGGAATTCTTTGCCAAGGGCGATGCCGAGCGCATGCTCAATCGATTGTTGCGCGAGCGGGGTGTCGAGCGCATCTGCCTGGATCCGCGGGCCCTGTTCAGTTGCACCTCCAGCGCTCCGGCAGTGCTCCATGCGCAGTCGAAAAAGCCCCGGGTGCCGCCGCGGCCGGCGGCCTTCACTCAGTTTCCCCAGGTGCGTTTCATCGGCCATCCGGAGCTTGAGGCCAACGATCCGTTCCTAGTGCCCTGGATCGACAAGGTCGCCACCTGGATCGAGGAGGGGCGCACGCCCTATGTGTTCCTGCACACCTCGGACAACCGCCTGGCAGCGGAACTGGCCCGGCGTTTTCACGCTCGGCTGATGCAACGTTTGCCTGGCTTGCCCGCGTTGCCTGAGTTATACAGAGAGCCCGCCGCAGAGCAGCTTGGCCTGCTCTGAGGCGGTTTCACTGCCTTCTTCAGGAGCGAGCAAATGGACGCGCAATCCCTTCGAGCCAACGCTTTCAAGGCCCTGCACGAGCGTGCCGGTGCCTTTGTCATTCCCAATCCCTGGGATGCCGGTTCCGCGAGGATGCTGGCCGGCCTGGGTTTCGAAGCGCTGGCCACCACCAGCGCGGGCTACGCCTTCTCTCTGGGGCGCCCGGACGCCGAGGGCGCGGTCAGCCTGGAAGACACCTTGAACAACGTCCGCGGGATCGTCGGGGCTACTAGCCTGCCGGTGGCGGTGGACCTGGAAAACGGTTTTTCCGACAGCCCCGAAGGCTGCGCCCAGGCGCTGCTGCTGGCAGCGGCCAGTGGCGTGGTGGGCGGTTCGATCGAGGATGCCAGCGGGCGTGCCGACGAGCCCATTTATGACTTCAATCTGGCTGTTGAGCGTATCGAGGCCTGTGTCGTCGCAGCTCGCAGCCTGCCATTTCCCTTCACCCTGACGGCTCGGGCGGAGAATCTGCTCCACGGTCGTGACGATCTGCCTGACACCATCCGCCGTTTGCAGGCCTTTGCCGAAGCCGGGGCCGATGTGCTGTATGCACCGGGGTTGCGCAGCGCCGAGGAGATCCTGCAAGTGGTGCGGGCCGTGGCCCCCAGGCCGGTGAACGTGCTGATGGCCGGCGGCCTCAACCTGAGCGTGACGCAACTGGCGGAGCTGGGGGTCAAGCGCATCAGCGTCGGTTCCGCCATGGCTCGGGCAGCCTATGGGGCGTTCTACCGCGCGGCTGAAGACATTCGTGATCACGGTCGCTTCGACTTTGCCGAGCGGGCGATGCCGTTCCAGCAGATCAATCAATTGTTCAAGCGCCCATGAATCGGGAGTTTATGTGCGGGGACTGAAAGTGCTGGGCGCCTTGTTGCTGCTGGGCGCCCTGTTGTTGATCGGCATCCGCCTGGGCTGGTTGCCGGTGGCTGCTGCGTGGAACCCCTGGGCGCCGCTGGATGTGCAGGCCAAGCCTAATCTGCTGACTCGTTTCAAGCTGGCGCGGCTGCGGGATGATCCGCAGCTGTGCGATGAAGTGTTGGCGCGCTCCGGTTTGCGCACCAGTCGCCAACCCGACAGTCGTGGCGACGTGGCCTGCCCGTTGAGCAATACCTTGCGGGTGCAAGGGGGCGCGGTCGCGTTGAGCAGCAGCTTTCTCGCCAGTTGTCCGCTGGCGGTGGCGTTTGCTCTGTACGAGCTCCACGGACTGCAGCCGGCGGCGCAGGCGGTGTACGGACAGCGAGTGGCGCGGGTCGATCATCTGGGCAGCTTTGCCTGCCGCAATATGTATAGCCGCGAAAAGGGGGCGCGCAGTCAGCATGCCAGCGCCAATGCCCTGGATATTGCCGGCTTTCGTCTGAGCGATGGACGCAGTATCAGCGTGCTGCAGGATTGGCCCAAGGACAGCAGTGAAGGGCGCTTTCTGCGGCTGGCCCGGGACGGCGCCTGCGATGCGTTCAATGTGGTGCTGGGGCCGGACTACAACAGCGCGCATCGCAACCATTTCCATCTGGATGTGGGACCTTGGTGGGTGTGTCGCTGAAGAACGGCTCAGGCGGCGATGCGCAGGTTCTGCAGGATCAGCGGGCGAGCCCAGCCGATGTCGAAATCCATCTGCCGTTGCTGTTCGATGAGTTCCTCCGGCGGGAACGGTTCGGCCGGCTTGTCCAGCAGGTCCAGCTCGAATTCGGCGATCGGCAAGTGCAGAGGACGCGGCTCCGGCGCGGGACCAGGAGCGGGCACGGGCTGGCCGGCATTGAGCACGAGCGGCCGCACCCAGCCACTTTCGAAGTTCTGCTGGCGTTGCTGGGCGATGATTTCTTCCGGCGGGAACGGCGCAGCGGGCTTGTCCAGCAGATCCATTTCGAATTCGGCGATCGGTAGGAACAGCGGCTCAGGAGGGCGAACTTCGGTTTCCTGCACGTCGCAGTGGCGCTGATTGACGATCTGCGCCAGCAGGTCGCTACCGCCCGCCGGCTCTACCGGGCCATCGACGGCAACCGCTGGCAGCCCTTCAACGCTCGCGCCATCTCCCCGTTGCTCGGCCAGGGCCTGGGCAAAGAAATCCTGCCACAGATGGCTGACGCCGCTCAGTGCCTGGGAGTTGCGTAGGCCATAGTCGCCGTGGCGAGAGATATAACCTATCGATGTGCGTTGAATGTCTGACATTGCTCTCGGTCGACGCTTGAGCTCTGGCAAAATGGCCGATAGTTCTGTTATCGGCCGTTTTTGCCGATCATTAATTTTTTGAGTGTGGTTTCAGATGAATGAGCAACCCGCGGCCTGCCGCATCCAAGTCGAGGCCCTGGGCGCTGGCTTCGAGCCCCTGGCGCGGCAATGGGCCGAGCGCCTGAGCCTGCCCTTGCAGATCGACGAGCCGGAGTTCGCGCTGCAGGTCGGTGAGCAGGGCCTGCAATTGCAGCAGTTGGGGGCGGATGCGCCGGGGCCGGTACGAGTCGACTTCGTCGAAGGCGGCGCGGCCCATCGACGCCTGTATGGCGGTGGCAGCGGACAGATGATCGCCAAGGCGGTGGGGGTAGCCCAGGGCGTACGGCCCCGGGTGCTGGATGCGACGGCGGGGTTGGGCAAGGACGGTTTTGTCCTCGCTACCCTGGGATGCGAGATGAGCCTGATCGAACGTCAGCCATTGATTGGCGCACTATTGGAAGACGGTCTGGCCCGAGCCGCGCTGGACGCCGAAGTGGCGCCGATCGTGGCTCGCATGCATTTGCTCAAGGGCAATTCCATCGAACTGATGCGCAACTGGGAAGGCGAGCCGCCTCAGGTGATCTACCTCGATCCGATGTTTCCCCATCGGGAAAAAAGCGCGTTGGTGAAAAAGGAAATGCGCTTGTTCCGCCCGCTGGTGGGGGACGACAACGATGCACCGGCGCTGCTGGCGGCAGCCCTGGCCCTGGCCAGCCATCGGGTGGTGGTCAAGCGCCCACGCAAGGCCCCGTGCATTGATGGGCCCAAGCCGAGTCACGGGCTGGAGGGCAAGTCCAGCCGCTATGACATCTACCCGAAGAAGGCCCTCAAGGCCTGAGCCACCTGTAGGAGCCGGCTTGCCGGCGAAGGCCATTTTCAGAGGCTGTTCGCTGGCGAGCCAGCTCCTACTCAAGCCTGCTCCTACGGCCTGTAGGCGCGGATGAACAGCGCCACCACTTCCTGCACGTGCTCTTCCGCCGCGGCGCCCCTCAACGGCTCGCCGCAGCCATAGAGAAGGCGGAAGTTCGCCCCGCCCTTGAGCATGCAGAAGAAGTGTTCGGCGGCATTGCGCGGCTTGTCGATGTGCAAGGTGCCCAACTCGTTGATTCGCCTCAGCAGCCGTTCCATGCCCTGCAACACGCGTTCCGGGCCGGCTTCGATGAACATCTGCGAGAGCTTGGGATCCTGGTTGCCCAGGGTCATGATCAGGCGATGCAGGTTTACCGACTCGTCGCTGTTGATCAGTTGGTGAAAGCCTCTGGCGATGTTCAGCAGGACGCTTTCCACCGACGCGTTGGGCGTCAGTTCGTAGATCAGCGTCGGCAACTGCTCTTCGCACTTGGCCACCACCGCGGCGGTGAACAGGGTCTCCTTGTCATTGAAGTGGCTGTACACCGTGAGTTTTGAAACGCCGGCTTCGGCGGCGACCGCATCCATGCTGGTACTGGCGTAGCCATTGCTCAGAAACAGGTTTTTCGCTGCTTCGAGAATGGCCTGGCGCTTGGCCAGATCTTTGGGCCTGCCTGGCCCAACGTTTGCGGAAGGATTGTCGGACATTTTTCGCTGTTAATACTGGACTGGTGAGTTTGCTATTAATAACATACCGGCCAGTATAATTATTCAAAGCACCATTAGCGAAGGGTCGCCGCCATGTTCCGCTATGCCTTGCCAGTCAGCCTGGCTTTTTTTCTGTCTGCTTGTGGGCACGAAGAGCCCGTTCAAATTGGCATCCGACCGGCCATGGTGGTCCAGCCAGAGCCTTCGGCACGGGCTTCGGACAGTTACCCCGGCGAGGTGCGAGCTCGTTACGAACCCGAGCTGGCATTCCGCATTGGCGGCAAGGTCAGTCGACGACTGGTTGAAGAAGGCGAGCGGGTCAAGGCCAATCAGCCCCTGGCCGAGCTCGATCCGCAGGACGTGCGCCTGCAGCTTGAGGCCACCCGGGCCCAGGTCACTGCGGCCAGTGCCAACCTCAATCTGGTGCGTGCCGAGCGCGATCGCTACAAGACCCTGCTGGACCGGCAGATGGTCAGCCGTTCCCAGTACGACAATGCCGAAAACCTTTATCGCGCCGGTGAAGCAAGGTTGAAGCAGATCAAGGCCGAGTTCGACGTGGCCAGCAACCAGGCCGGCTATGCCGTGCTGCGGGCTCCCCAGGATGGCGTGGTGGCCAAGCGCGCGGTGGAAGTCGGACAGGTGGTAGCGGCGGGGCAGACGGTCTTCACTCTGGCCACCGATGGCGAGCGCGAGGTGCTGATCAGTTTCCCCGAACAGAATTACGGTCGCTTCAAGGTGGGCCAGCCGGTATCGGTCGAACTCTGGACCCAACCGGGCCAGCGCTTCGACGGGCACATCCGCGAGCTGTCGCCGGCTGCCGATCCGAAGTCCCGGACCTTCGCCGCGCGCATTGCCTTCAACTCCGGCAAGGTTCCCGCCGAGCTTGGCCAGAGCGCCCGGGTGTTTATCCAGAATGGTGAGGCGGTGCCGTTGTCGGTGCCGTTGTCGGCGCTGTCCGCGGAAGGCGGGGCGACTTACGTCTGGCGGGTCGATG harbors:
- a CDS encoding DUF72 domain-containing protein: MMLPYFLGCPSWSENAWREYLYPQDARANDFLGLYSQVFNAVEGNTTFYARPAPATVQRWAEIMPEHFRFTAKFPGDISHGGDLRQQLSAAETFVQLLSPLGERVSPLWLQLPASFAPQRLAELAGFIDGLERPLAVEVRHPEFFAKGDAERMLNRLLRERGVERICLDPRALFSCTSSAPAVLHAQSKKPRVPPRPAAFTQFPQVRFIGHPELEANDPFLVPWIDKVATWIEEGRTPYVFLHTSDNRLAAELARRFHARLMQRLPGLPALPELYREPAAEQLGLL
- a CDS encoding isocitrate lyase/PEP mutase family protein, whose product is MDAQSLRANAFKALHERAGAFVIPNPWDAGSARMLAGLGFEALATTSAGYAFSLGRPDAEGAVSLEDTLNNVRGIVGATSLPVAVDLENGFSDSPEGCAQALLLAAASGVVGGSIEDASGRADEPIYDFNLAVERIEACVVAARSLPFPFTLTARAENLLHGRDDLPDTIRRLQAFAEAGADVLYAPGLRSAEEILQVVRAVAPRPVNVLMAGGLNLSVTQLAELGVKRISVGSAMARAAYGAFYRAAEDIRDHGRFDFAERAMPFQQINQLFKRP
- a CDS encoding efflux RND transporter periplasmic adaptor subunit; the protein is MFRYALPVSLAFFLSACGHEEPVQIGIRPAMVVQPEPSARASDSYPGEVRARYEPELAFRIGGKVSRRLVEEGERVKANQPLAELDPQDVRLQLEATRAQVTAASANLNLVRAERDRYKTLLDRQMVSRSQYDNAENLYRAGEARLKQIKAEFDVASNQAGYAVLRAPQDGVVAKRAVEVGQVVAAGQTVFTLATDGEREVLISFPEQNYGRFKVGQPVSVELWTQPGQRFDGHIRELSPAADPKSRTFAARIAFNSGKVPAELGQSARVFIQNGEAVPLSVPLSALSAEGGATYVWRVDANSTLHKTPVRVGAFGEKSVPVLEGLSASDWVVAAGVHVLHEGLQVRPVDRSNRVVNLAAKE
- a CDS encoding extensin family protein, which translates into the protein MRGLKVLGALLLLGALLLIGIRLGWLPVAAAWNPWAPLDVQAKPNLLTRFKLARLRDDPQLCDEVLARSGLRTSRQPDSRGDVACPLSNTLRVQGGAVALSSSFLASCPLAVAFALYELHGLQPAAQAVYGQRVARVDHLGSFACRNMYSREKGARSQHASANALDIAGFRLSDGRSISVLQDWPKDSSEGRFLRLARDGACDAFNVVLGPDYNSAHRNHFHLDVGPWWVCR
- a CDS encoding energy transducer TonB, coding for MSDIQRTSIGYISRHGDYGLRNSQALSGVSHLWQDFFAQALAEQRGDGASVEGLPAVAVDGPVEPAGGSDLLAQIVNQRHCDVQETEVRPPEPLFLPIAEFEMDLLDKPAAPFPPEEIIAQQRQQNFESGWVRPLVLNAGQPVPAPGPAPEPRPLHLPIAEFELDLLDKPAEPFPPEELIEQQRQMDFDIGWARPLILQNLRIAA
- a CDS encoding class I SAM-dependent methyltransferase, which codes for MNEQPAACRIQVEALGAGFEPLARQWAERLSLPLQIDEPEFALQVGEQGLQLQQLGADAPGPVRVDFVEGGAAHRRLYGGGSGQMIAKAVGVAQGVRPRVLDATAGLGKDGFVLATLGCEMSLIERQPLIGALLEDGLARAALDAEVAPIVARMHLLKGNSIELMRNWEGEPPQVIYLDPMFPHREKSALVKKEMRLFRPLVGDDNDAPALLAAALALASHRVVVKRPRKAPCIDGPKPSHGLEGKSSRYDIYPKKALKA
- a CDS encoding TetR/AcrR family transcriptional regulator: MSDNPSANVGPGRPKDLAKRQAILEAAKNLFLSNGYASTSMDAVAAEAGVSKLTVYSHFNDKETLFTAAVVAKCEEQLPTLIYELTPNASVESVLLNIARGFHQLINSDESVNLHRLIMTLGNQDPKLSQMFIEAGPERVLQGMERLLRRINELGTLHIDKPRNAAEHFFCMLKGGANFRLLYGCGEPLRGAAAEEHVQEVVALFIRAYRP